The genomic DNA CCGATGCCGGAGGCGCGCGACATCGACACCGCGCAGATCCGCGAATGCGTGCCGCGCCTGTGCCTGATGGAGCCGCTGCGCGGCGGCGAGGATTTCCTCTACCGCGCCTGCGGGCGGGCGGTGCAGCGGCGGATCGGGCAGCGCGCGGTGCCGCGTCCGGTCGGCGACTGCCACCCCGCCGAGGCGGCGGTGCGCTTCAACGCCGACCTGCGCGCCTGCCTGGAGGTGGGGGAGCCGCGCGGCCTCCTGGTGCGCGACGACCCGATGCTGCCGGGGGCGCGCTTCGTCGAACTGCTGCTGCCGCTGTCTGACGAGGACGGCCGCCCGGCCCACGTGCTGGCCTTCCGGCACGTGCCGGGGGGCTGACGGAGGCCGCGGTGCCCTGGAGCGTGCAGCCTCCGCCGGAGCCCCCACCGGAGCCTTCGATGCCGGCGCCCGGCGGTGCCAGGCCGGCTGGCGGCGCCGACATGGTGGGGGTCTGGCCGTCCGGCGTGTGGATCGTCGTCGGCACGCTCTTCTATTTGGAGAACCCGCAGAGCTTCGCCGGCTGGAAGGGCGCGCTCTATTATGTGGTCGGCACCGCCGTCGTGGCGCTGGTGATCGGCCTCATCAGTCTGAACCTGCGCCGCGCCGTTGCCGGCATGCTGGCCGAGGTGTTTCCCCGCCGCGACCGTTTCACCGACCTCGTGAGCCTGATGCTGCGGCTGATGCTGGCCACGGCGGAGGGCATGCTGGTGGCCCTGCTCGCCCGCTGGACGCTGGGCGCGCTGGGGTAGGGTGATCCTTCGCCAACCAATCGGCGCTACACTGGGCATCCCGGAACCGGTCGTCCTGTGGAGAGGCCATGCAGAATCTGTCCGCCTACTGGTCGCCGGCCGAACTGGCCGTCAACGGCGTCATCCTGCTGCATCTGGTCGGAGCGCTGGGGCTCGGCATCCTCATGGGCTACGAGCGCTCCTTCCATGGGCGGGCGGCGGGGATGCGGACCTACGCCCTGGTCTGCCTCGCCTCGACGGCGCTGACCGTGGTCAACGCCTATCCCGGCCTGTGGTACGGCGGCATCGGGAGCGGAACCGGCGGGGGCGGCGACCCGACGCGGGTCATCCAGGGCATCGTGACCGGCATCGGCTTCCTCGGCGCCGGGGTCATCATGCGGGAGGGCTTCTCCATCCGCGGCCTGTCCACCGCGGCGTCGATCTGGACGGCGGCGGCGATCGGGGTGACCATCGGGCTGGGCTTCTACGCCGCGGCCATCGGCGCGGCATTGCTGGTCATCCTGGTGATGAGCGCCTTCCAAAGGCTGGAGGCGGTGCTGCCCCACCACACGGTGGTCCAGGTGATGCTGGTGTTCGAACGCGCGCACGCTCCCCCGGCGGAAACGATCCGCGCCAAGGCGCTGGAGCACGGCTACGAGATCGTGTCCTGGGCCTTCCACCTGCGCAACGGCAGCGGCCACCTGGAGTATCAGCTCACGCTCCAGGCCAACGGCACGC from Azospirillum brasilense includes the following:
- a CDS encoding MgtC/SapB family protein is translated as MQNLSAYWSPAELAVNGVILLHLVGALGLGILMGYERSFHGRAAGMRTYALVCLASTALTVVNAYPGLWYGGIGSGTGGGGDPTRVIQGIVTGIGFLGAGVIMREGFSIRGLSTAASIWTAAAIGVTIGLGFYAAAIGAALLVILVMSAFQRLEAVLPHHTVVQVMLVFERAHAPPAETIRAKALEHGYEIVSWAFHLRNGSGHLEYQLTLQANGTPDPMELIDKLAHTSRVVEFRLSPSRM